The genomic DNA GACAACCAGAGAGGATTTCACAGAAATGAAACCCGATAGTGACATGAAGGCTCCCATGGACCGGATAACCAAAGCCAGAAAGGATTGGATGGGGGTTCTCGCCCGGACAGGGACCGAGGGCCTGGAGGCCGCTTTCGCGCGGCTCGCCCCGGAACCCCGATACGAATATCTGCGCCCGCCCGAGGTGGGCATGACCATGGTCCGAGCCAGGGCCGAAGCCGGGGGTGAACGGTTCAACCTCGGCGAAATGACCATGTGCCGTTGTTCCGTTCGTCTTGAGGACGGCAGCGTGGGCCACGGATTCGTGGCCGGAAGGGATCGGCGGCACGCCGAATTGGCGGCGCTGTTCGACGCGCTGCTTCAGGACCCGGAATCGGGCCCGGACCTGCGCCGGGCCGTTATCGACCCGCTGGCCGACGCCCTCGCCGAGGGACGCCGGGAGCGGGCAGCCAAAACCGCAGCCACCAAGGTGAACTTCTTCACCATGGTTCGCGGCGAAGACTAGGGAGAACTCATGCAAGGACACGCCATTGACGCGGCCAGAGAACCGCGCGACCCGGCCCTTGAGAACCAGCGTATTTTCCGGGCCATACTACTGACCATGTCCCGGCCCGGCACGGTCACCGTGCTCGGCAACTGGCCCAAGCCGCCCAAGGGGCTGCACCCGGCCGCGGCCGCGGTCTGCTTGGCCCTGGTGGACATGGACACGCCCCTGTGGATGGGGCCGTCCGCGCCTGTGGACATCCAGACCTACCTGCGTTTCCACTGCGGCTGCGCCGTCACGCCACGGCCCGAGAGCGCGGCCTTCGGCCTCATTCTTGACGGGCAGGATTTGCCCGATCTCGACCAGTTCCATCCCGGCGATCTCGAATATCCGGACCGTTCCGCCACCCTGATTATCCAGGTCGGCTCCATGAACGTGGGCCGGGGCATTCCGTTGAGCGGTCCCGGCATTCAGGGCGAGACCCGGCTGCACGTGGACGG from Pseudodesulfovibrio thermohalotolerans includes the following:
- the phnG gene encoding phosphonate C-P lyase system protein PhnG yields the protein MKPDSDMKAPMDRITKARKDWMGVLARTGTEGLEAAFARLAPEPRYEYLRPPEVGMTMVRARAEAGGERFNLGEMTMCRCSVRLEDGSVGHGFVAGRDRRHAELAALFDALLQDPESGPDLRRAVIDPLADALAEGRRERAAKTAATKVNFFTMVRGED
- the phnH gene encoding phosphonate C-P lyase system protein PhnH, with the protein product MQGHAIDAAREPRDPALENQRIFRAILLTMSRPGTVTVLGNWPKPPKGLHPAAAAVCLALVDMDTPLWMGPSAPVDIQTYLRFHCGCAVTPRPESAAFGLILDGQDLPDLDQFHPGDLEYPDRSATLIIQVGSMNVGRGIPLSGPGIQGETRLHVDGLNPDFWRSLQRNARRFPLGYDVILATQTEIVSLPRTIQVGI